The following is a genomic window from Ethanoligenens harbinense YUAN-3.
TGCTGTTTGATATCTAACAATATATGGTATTTGGCAAACAAACTGGGAAGTTCCATAGGCACTTGCAGCTGCCCTGTTTACTCATAACGTACTTCTAAATCGCTTCGCAACGATTTAATAAAATTCCCCAATATTGGGTTTTCAAATCTTTCGCAGAAACTTTGCCGTTTCTGATTTGTCCTTATTCAAGATGAAACATACATGGACATGCATCGGCCACGTTTTTATAGGGAATAACGTATCCCCCTGGAATCAAGTAGCCAATACAACCTCGCTTACATCAAGTGTACCATTTTGGAGCTGAAATGGTAGAATCACCCTCACAAGCAATAAATCATCCCGGTTTTCTGCAATAAGTCGGTGTTCAATAATACAAGCCTTAGGTTTAAAAGCAGATTCCGGGTGATAGGAAGCTACGAACCTATCCATAAATTAAGGAATCATTGGTAGATATAGAAAAAGCTTCAATGGATTTAATCACTGCGACCGTGGCTCTTATTTATGTGCGGGTTTGCATCCCGCCAGCTACCAATTTTGAAAAACAGGTTTATTATCTTATCATGGCAAGTCTGGTCAAAAAAGATATGCGGGAAAAGCGCGTACGCAAAACGAAACACACCCCACAAAGTGAGGTGCGCGCCATGCCTGCGGTCAAAAAAGACAGCTACAGACCGCAACCGGTGAGAAGAACCTGCATTCCAAGCATAAGATCTATTCTTCTCATTTTACATCAGCAGCATCTTTCCGCAAACAATTTCGAGGATTTACACAAATGTGAATGGAAATTTACATGCCCATAACAATCATTACATAAAGTGGGTGGAACAACTTTTAAACTGGAAGGAAAATGATAAGGTGGCACGAAACAGCACCTTTCTTGTGCTTCTATTTTAATTTTACCCGGCAATGTCGGGTATACGAAAAACGCTGAATTAAAGAAAGAAGGCCAGTTCAGACATGAAAAAGAGGACGAAGAAAAAGTGGGCAGCGGCGGCAGTCGCGGCAGGGCTATGCATTGCACAGTTGCTGTCGTCGGCTTCTGTGTACGCCTTAGGTGCGATCGATATTCAGTCATCCGTATTCAAATCCGTAATTGATGAAGCAAAAACGACTATTTCACCCGGAGTCGGCCAAAAAACATTTACATACGTAGACAAAGGCGACGGCAACCGGGTCGCCTGCTATGAGACGGATGTGGATCTGTCTGGGAAAAACGCCTCTCTGGTCGTCGGCATGCCCAACGACGGGACGACTTTTGCCATGCAGTCCGTGCGTGACCAGGCGTCCGCCGCGATCAAAAACGGTAAAAATGTGGTAGCCGCCGTCAACGGCGATTTTTATAACATGGCCACTGGCGAACCGAACAGCCTCATTATCAAAGACGGTGTGGAACTGCACGCCACCAACAATTCCGGCGGTTTCTTCGGTATTAAAAAAGACGGCACCGCCGTCATCGGCGATGTCGCTACCTATAATCAAATCAAGGACGACCTGCAAGAGGCCATGAGCAGCAACACCTTGCTGGTGCAAAACGGCAAAATTGTGGGCAGCAGCACGGATCTGGAACCGCGCACAGCCGTCGGCATCCGTGCAGACGGCAGTGTGTTTTTCATCGTGATCGACGGCCGTCAAAGCCCCTATTCGGAGGGCATTACGCTGACCAATCTCGCCAAACTGATGTTGGACGACGGTGCGGTGCAGGCCGCCAATCTGGATGGCGGCGGTTCCTCCACATTTGCGACCAAAACGCCCGGCGACGACAGTCTGACGGTGAAGAATTCACCGTCAGACAATGATGAACGCCCGGTGGCGAACTCCTGGTTCATCGTTTCCAATGTTCAGCCGGATCACCAGTTTGCAAGCGCATATATCACCCAGCGCGACATGACTTACACACCCGGCACGACGGTGAACTTTACCGCGAAGGGTGTCGATAAAGACGGCTATTCCGCCACTCTGCCAGCCAACGGATTGACTTGGAGCCTTACGGATGCGTCGTACGGCTCCATTGATGCGGCTACCGGCGTTTTTCAGTCAAACGGCAAGACCGGCCAGGTGGGCATACAGCTTTCTTATAACGGTACGGTGGCCGACACGGCATACATAGAACTTGAACTGCCGGATACGTTTTCGTCCCCGCAGACCAGCGTGATTGTTCAGCCGGGCGACACCAACTCGCTTGGTCTTACGGCGACGTATCAGGGCCGCACCGTGCACTTTTCCGCGTCGGATGTGACGTGGACCATTCCGAACAATCTGGGCACGGTTAACGGCGATAACGCGTTTGTTGCAGGTTCCGCCACAGGAAGTGGCGATGTTACCATCGCGTTTAACCACACGAATCTTTCCGTTACTCTCCATGTCCAGGTTGGGCAAGACCCGGTCGTGGTCGAGGACTGCGAAGAGTTGACGGATGACGCTACCGCACAGTCGCTTTGGACCTCCACGCCCGGTAAACGCGGCGAAAAAATCAGCGTGGGTGCCAGCAGCTATCCTGATTCGCCTGTGCGGTTTGGCAACCACGCCGCGCGGGTGGATTTTGATTTCACCGGTGCGCAGTCCCAGACGACCCTGATTGCTTATGCCGGACCAAAAACCGTAACGAAAAGTGCGTCGGGCTCGCCAACAAGCATCGGCGTTTGGGTTTACGGTACGCCGGAAACGCAGGGTATGTGTCTCTGGTTTGGCCTTGTGGACGGAAATGGAAAAAATTTCGGCGTTTATATGCCGCCAGAGGCCGGTGAGCCGAGCATCGCAAATCTGGGGCAAATCTATTGGGAAGGCTGGAAATATGTCAGTTGCCCCATTAACACAACGCTGCATCCCGGTCCCTACACGCAACAGGGCGGCGGATATGCCGCCGGTATTATCTCGTTGCATTCCGGCATGGCGGGTGGCGGCCCGATGACCAAGGGCAGCATCTACTTTGATAACTTCCGTTTTGTCTATGGAACAGCCAACGATGACTTGACCGCGCCGGTTATCGACTCAGTGAATGTGGACGGCAAAACATACAACACGTCCTCCGTCAGCATTACGACGGCCATTCACGACGTGGTCGAGGCAAATGAGAGCGGCATCAACTGGGATCGCAACCGCATCTGGGTGGACGGCGTGGAGTATACCAATGTCGCCGGCCATTACTCGTACGACAAAGACGGCACGTTCACCCTTTCCGGCTACAAATGGGCGGATGGCGTGCACCATGTGCATCTGTCCATCCAGGACAATTTCGGCAACGAGACGGACAAGGACGCCTACTTTACCGTAAACACCGGCAACGGCACCGGCGTCTCGCTGGCGCCGCTGGGCGCGAGCGCACCGCTGGGCGGCACCTACTCCTTAGCGCTGAACGCGGACGACCTGTCCAACGTCACGGGCGCAACGGCCACCGTCAACATCGGCACCGGTTTCCCGGTCACGGGCGTGGATTTTGCCGCCAGCGCCGCCGGCAGCACGTATCAGTATGACGCCTCCACCGGCAACGTGACGCTCAATCTCACAAACACCGGCGCGGCCAAAGGCGCGGGCACGCTGGCAACCATCCATGTGTCGGTGCCGGCCGGCACCGCGCAGGGAACGTCGATTTCCTACGGCATCACCGGTGGCACCGCGACCTATGCCGCCGCGCAGGGCGACAGCTTCAACGGTACCTTTGCCAGCACGTCCGGTACCGTTCCGGTTTCCGCCGGGCTGACCGTCTCGGTCGGGCAGATGGTTGTGGGCGCGAACGGGCAGATTTCCGTCACGACGGCGGACGGTAAGCCCGCCACGGGCGCGGACGTGTCTTTCACGCCCGCCGGCGGCTCCGCAGAGGACCTCGGCGTTACCGACGCAAACGGCAATTTGTCCAACGCCGCACCCACTCAGCAAGCACAGAAATTCACGCTTTCCGCGCAGCTTGGCGCAGCGTACAGCTTCCAGACGGCGGGGCAGTCGTTCAACCCGCAGAAGAGCGCCGCGCCCGCCAACCTGCTGGCCGGTTCCACACAGGACCCGACCACCGAAAAAACATTCACCTGGATGACCAACCCGCTGCAAGGCAACGATCAGGCAATCATGCAGGTGGCCAAACAGGATGATTACACCAAAAACGGAGATAGCGCCTTTACCAATTACACCGGTACCCGGCAGCTCATCACTTACTCCGCTGACAGCAGCGCCATCAAGCTCAGCTCGGTCACGGCAACCGGCCTGACCCCCGGTACGACCTATGCCTACCGCGTGGGCGACGGCGCCAACTGGTCCGATGTGCGCAGCTTCACCACGCTGACGCCGGACGACTCGAATCTCACCTTCAACGTATTCGGCGACACGCAGGTGACGGACGCCAGCGGCCTGAACGATTACAGCCAGTTCCTCACCGATATTGAAACCGCGGCGACCAAATCCGACTTTGCCATCCATGTAGGCGATTTCACCGACGACCAGACCATTTTCAATGAGATGGATATCACCGCCAATATGCTCAGCGCACACTCAATCTTTGATTCTATCGACACCATCCACGTAATGGGCAACCACGAGCTTCAGGGCGACGACGGCACGAAGTCCGCCGCCATCCTCGGCATGCCTAATACAAACGGACCGGCGTGCGATAAAGCGGGCACCTACTCGGTCGACTACGGCAACATGCACATCGCCGTGCTGGGCTGGACGGACAGCGTGGATGTGATGAACCAGAAACTGAACTGGCTGCGGCAGGACATGAAAGCTACCCAAAAGACCTGGAAAATCATCGCGCTGCACCAGCCTGCTTTCAACAAAAACCCGGCGGACAGCGCGACCTTAATCTACGACACGCTGCCGCAGGTATGCGACGAGCTGGGCGTGGACCTTGTGTTCAACGGCCATGATCACTCCTACGGCCGCACCTATCCCATCTATAACAAAACGCCTGTGACCACCAATCCCACCAACTGCAACAACGGCACCGTCTACATCGCCGCCGGCCACACCGGAGACAAAACGTACGACATCGACCCGGTCTATCCCAACGCTTTCGTCACCTATCAACAGGAGGCCAACAAGGACGATAAGGTCTACCTCACCTGCACGGTGAACAACAACAAGATGCACATTGCCGTGAAGGATTCCGAAAACGGCCTGACGACCGACGACGTGACGCTGACCGCCCATCAGGCGGACAAGACCGCGCTGCAGTCGGCCATCACCGGTGCGCAGGCGCTGCACGACGCGGCCGTGGCCGGCAACCACGAGGGCAACTATCCGCAGAGCGCTATTGGTGCGCTTCAAACCGCGCTGGATGCCGCGAACGCGGTGAACAGCGACGTCAACGCCACGCCGGAGGGCGTGGCCGCGGCTGTGACCGCGCTGAACACGGCAACGGCCGCATTCCAGAGCGCGGTCGTGACCGTAAACCGCACGCAGTTGAACGCGCTGGCGGCCAGCGCCGCAAAGCTCGACACCACGAAATACACGCCTGACAGTTGGAAACCGTTTGGCGCCGCGCTGAGCGCCGCGCAGACGTTGCTGGCCGGCCACCCCAGCCAGAGCGAGATCGACGACGCGTTCACCGCGCTGTTGACGGCCGAAAACGGGCTGGTGTTTGCGGCGGACAAATCCGCGCTGCAGCAGCTGGTCGACGCATCGAAGAACACGGATACGTCGGACGACAAGCCCGCGCGCGTGCAGGCCCTAACCGATGCGCTGACCGCCGCGCAAAAGGTGCTGGACGACCCAGACGCCACGCAGGCCGATGCGGACAGCGCGTTCACGACCCTGCTGCAGGCGCTGACCAACCTGCAGGAGATCGCGGACCGCACCGACCTTAATGCCCTGATTGCTACCGTGCAGGCGTTCGACGGCGGCAAATACACCAAAGCAAGCTGGCAGGCGCTTCAAACGGCGCTGACCGCCGCCCAGGCGGCCACCGCCAACTTGGACAACGATGCGTCTGATATCCAGACCGCCTACAACAATCTGTCGGCCGCGGCGACCGCGCTGGTTCCTATCGCCAACAAGGCCTCGCTGAACAACTCCATCGCGCTGGCAAGCCAGATCCTTGCCGACGCGGACAGTTACGCACCCGCCACGTTGAGCGGCCTTTCCGACCTCGTGGCGCAAGCCAAGGCCGTGCAGGCGCAGGATGACGCCACACAGGACGCGGTGAACAGCACGGACAGCGCGCTGATTGGCGCACTCGCCAAGGTGCGTGTCAAAGCGAATAAGACCGAGTTGACCACGCTGGTAAACACGGCGTCAAATCTGACGCTGGCCCAATATACCGCGGCGAGCGCAGAAAAGCTCCGGCAGGCGTTGACGGCGGCCGAAGCGGCGCTTGCGGATGAAAATGTCACGCAGGACGCGGTCAATACGCTGACGGCCAATCTGCAAAGCGCGGTGAACGGCCTGGTGCTCACCGCGACCGGGTATGCGACGGCATCGTCTGCTGCCTCATCCGCTTCTGGCACAACTTCGGCCGCTTCTTCCGCCGCCTCATCCTCCGGCTCGAACGCGGCCAGCCCGAAAACGGGCGCCGCGCAGGCGGCTGCGCTGCCGGCCGTCGCGGCAGGTCTCGCGGGCGTATGCGGCATCGTCATCGTGCTGTTCCGCCGTCGGAAAAGGGGAAACCGGTAATCCAAAGAATTTGACCGCATAACGGGTCTCAAACTCGACATCCTGTCAAAAATCCCGCCGTCCACTCCTAAAGAGCGAACGGCGGGATTTTTTTGCAGTTTTTTGCAAAAGCGCCTCGAACCGACGCATGTAGTCATCAAGCGCAGCACGAGCCGCGTTAAAATCCGCAACAGTCGGGGGACAGGCATCGGTCTCGACGGCTCCGGATACTTTTAGGCGGACTGTTCGGTACTCGAAAAACTTCTCATGAAAATGTGGGTAATTGCGGCCTGAGGAGATAATTTCCCATCTCGTCGCGCTGGGCGGTGTAATCAAAGCCAGCAGTTCAACTGGTGGTTTTGATTGCCTGTTCAACGACAAAAAAGATATAGCGTAATCGCGGGCACTGCCCGCTGGGAAGTGTGGTCATGAAAGATGAGAACAAGGCACGAACGGGAGCAAAGGAATGAACGCATCATCACTCGATTAGTTATGCTTCGCTTTACTCTCCAAATGATCGTTGATCAAAAGCATACTCAGTAAAAGCGTGACTGCAAGTGCGACTCCATAAACCAAGAACAATTTATCAATAGCCATAATTGGAATCATTTTTCCACCGATGGCAGTTCCGATGCCTCCACCGCCCATAAAACAAAAGGCTACCAGCGACATGGCGACTCCGCGCGCCTTTTGTGCAAATCCCGTGGCTCTCATGAGCAAAGTGGAGTGAGTGAAAATAAAACCAAGGCCAAGCAATGCGATTCCGATCACAAGAAGCACAAGCTGTTTTCCAAAGAGGTAGAGAATCATATCTGCGGCCGACGCCGACAGCAGGCCGATCATAACCAGCTTTTTAGCACCTGTTTTTTTTACGATCTTTCCGCTGAGCCTGCCGCCAATGACCGTCATAATGCCGAAAGCCGTCATAATCAGGCCAATATAAAAGTAGTTAAACCCATACGTCTTGGAAATAAACGCTCCGGCATAGGAGAAGCTGCCCACAATAAACATGCCTTCCAACAGAACAACGATATAAGTAAACAGGCTTTTCGATGTGCTCAGCAGTTTGAAATAAGGTGCAAAAATCTTACTGTCTGGATGTTTTTCGGATGGTAACGCCTTATAATTCTTAATCAGCAATACGGTAGGAACGAAAGCAAAAATTGCATATAAAAAGAACACACCCCGCCAATTCAGAAAATACGCGATTGTACCGCCAATCGCCATGCTGAGCCCCTGGCCGAGAAATGAAATCCCCATAAAGGCTCCGATGGCTCCCTGCCTTTCGTTGACCGGAAAAACGTCGCCGATCAAAGCAAGCGAAATCGGCATTACAGAAGCCGCAAACATTCCTGTCAACGCCCTGAAAATTGCGAGGCTAGTTATATCATAGCCCAATGCACAAAGTCCTGCAGACAGGGCAAACATCGCAACAGAGAATGTAATTACCTGCTTTTTCCCGAAACGGTCGGCCAACGGACCAAAAACCAGCTGGAAAAAGCCAAAAGGTATCATGTAAGCCGTTATCAGTAACCCTGCCCGTGCAATATCCACGTGAAGATTCTGTGAAATGGCTGGAAGTATGGGGGATACCACCCAATTATCAGCCATCACAATAAATCCCGCAAGCCCGAGCAACAAAACAATGCTGTTCTTTTTCATAAAAGGCATCTACCCTTCCGTTCACCTTGACACATCGCAAATACTATATTAGAATATTATAATATAATTATATTACTAAATCTCAAAATGTCAACAAAAACCTATTGACAATATTTTTGAAGAACTTTATGCTCATAGCAGGTAAAGGAGTGGAGCAATATGACTCGTGAAGAACCATATGTGAAGATATATAAGGCACTCGCCCATCCCATCCGAGTCAAAATTGTGAAGCAGTTATTGGATGGGCCGCTATGTGTCTGTGTCTTGAATGAGGATGTGGAATTCAGCCAGTCAAACCTATCGCAGCATTTGAGGATACTCAAAGACGCCGGCATTCTTCAATCTGAAAAGGATGGCCTTCGGATTCTTTACAGTATCAAGGATGATGAGATTAAGAATCTTCTAAAAATTACCGAAAAAATCATTAAAAATCAGTTTGATCAGATTCAAAGGCAATTTGCGGAGCAAACAGGATCGGAGTCTTAATGACTCTGAGCGGGCCTTTTTCGATTTTTTAGAGACAAACTTTTCTTATGTACACTATATATGCTGTTTTGAAACCATAGAAAACGCAAAAACTCCACGTGCGGGTTCAGACCCTAACACATGGAGTTTTTGTGGTGGGTGTGGTCAAAAAGGATATAACGTAATCGCGGGCACAGAGCAAAACGCCCTCCACATAAGTGAAGGGCGCGTCTTGTCCGCAGGCACAAAGCAAAACTGGTGCAGCTTGTGCGACCAAATCCGAACCCTGTACTTCCGCATAGGTAAGCGTCTTTGCGCCATCTTTGTAGTTGAACGTCAACACGATCTTGTTATCATACAGGTAAATGGCGTTGATGAAGCTGTCGATCAGGCGTTGACGCTGTGCCTGTTTAGTTACGTCCATCTCCCGGAATTTATGGAGCCAGAACGTGATCTGATCCCGGGTTAGAACCGGCTTTTGCATTTCCTCCTGTAAAATGCTGACTTCCAATTTGCCTTTGGCTTCTTCCAACTCGTCCAGCCGCTTCTTGGTGGAGGGTGTCAGGATGCCCTGTTGGATGGCATTGAGCATGTTCTGGATACCGCGCTCCGCCTCTGCAAGCTGCTGCTTCAAAAGAGGGAGCGTCGTGTTCTCCCGGCGCTGCAAATCCATCACCATGTCCGTGATGCGCCCGATCACCGCATCATCAAACAGCAACTTCATGGTCTGCTCGACCACCAGATTTTCAATCCACTCTTTGTGGACGGTCTTCTTGGGGCAGCCCTTGCGCCTTTTTGCGGTTACGCACTTGTAGTAATGGTGAACCTCGCTGGTATGGCTTGTTCCGCTCTCACCTACAATAAAGGCCCCGCAGTGCCCGCAATGGAGCTTGGTTGTTAAAAGATATGCATCCTCGGCCTTGTAGCGGGCCGGGGCTTTTTTATTCTTCGCCAACCGTTCCTGCACCCGGTCAAACAGCTCTTTGGGAACGATGGCGGGGATGCTGCCCGGCTGCACAATGTCCCGGTAACGGTATTCCCCTATGTAGCGGCGATTCTTCAACAGGCGGTCTACGCAGTCAATCCGCATCGGGCGGTTGCGGTAGGAGTGGATGCCTTTTTCATTCAGCCATTTTACAATACCCACGATGGTATCGCCTTCGGCATAGCGTCGAAATGCCTCCTGCACCACCGGCGCGGTCAGCGGGTCGATCTGGAAGTGCTGCTCTTGGTCGATAGTGTAGCCAATGGGCAGCCCACCGCCGTTATACCGGGCCTTGAGGGCGTTCTCCGTCAGACCACGAACCACCTTTTCCGAAAGCTCGGCGGAGTAGTACTCGGCATACCCCTCCAGCATGGATTCCAGAATAATGCCCTCTGCCCCCTCGGAGATGTTCTCCTTGGCGGATAACACCCGAATACCGTTCTTTCGCAGCACCATTTTATAGTGCGCGGAATCGTACCGGTTGCGGGCAAAGCGGTCAAGCTTCCAGACAATCACCGCTTCAAAAAGCTGTTTGGTGCCGTCTTTGATCATGTGCTGGAATTCGGGCCGGTGGTCGGTTTTGGCGGAGAGCGCCCGGTCAATATAGCAATTTAGAATCGTAATATCGTTCTTCTCCGCATATTCTTTGCACTCTCGGATCTGTCAGCGCCAGTGATAAAATGAAGAAAAACGCCGGTCAAAAAATGTAGGTTTGCAGCGGAAAGGGATGCAATATGGTACACTCAAATCTGTCTGTTAAGCAGCAGGCGGAAAGGGTGTCAAAATGGAAGGAGCAAACCGGATGGATATCCGAAGCGACCGGCAAAAAGGACTGAGCTACACAGAGATAGCGCGCAAGTACAACATTGACCCGAGGACGGCGAAGAAATACGCCGAGAGCGAGGCGCGACCGGTATACAGCCTGAGCGCAACGAAGCCGTCGAAGCTGGACCCCTACAAGGAGCAGATAACGGTATGGCTGGAGGAAGCGCCGTACTCAGCGGAGCGGATACTGGAGAAAATTCAGGAGCAGGGCTTCGAGGGTGGGCACAGCATCGTGCGGGAATACGTGCGAAACAAGAAGGAACAGTTGGACGAGAAAGCAACGGTGCGGTTTGAAACGATGCCGGGACTTCAAGGGCAGATGGACTGGGCGTTTTTTGAGGATCACACCGTGCCGGAGGATGGGAAGCTGAAAAAGCTGTACTGTTTTCTGTTCATTTTGGGGTACTCGCGGACACGGTACATAGAGTTTGTGACCAACATGAGTACCAACACTCTGATCCGCTGCCATGCCAACGCGTTCCGGTATTTAGGCGGTTACCCGGAGGAAATTCTGTATGACAACATGAAGCAGGTCGTCATCAAACGGCTGCTGAAGCAGGAAGACAGTACCCTCAACCGGCAGTTTGAGGATTTCGCCGGATTCTATGGGTTCAAGCCATGTGCTGTGCCGGCCATACCGAGGCCAGACAAAGGGTAAAATAGAGCGCACGGTACAGTTCGTACGGGATAATTTCATGATTGGCATCAAGTACTCTTCACTTGACGACCTCAATGGCCAGGCCCTCGCATGGTGTAATAAGGTCAATGGGAAAGTCCACGCCACAACAAATGAAATTCCCTTCGAGAGACTAAAAAAAGAGGGCCTTAACCCTCTTAAACGTGAATATATCATCGACAAAATCAATCTGCGCCGGGTACAAAAAGACTGCCTCATCTCGTACGGCGGTAATCAGTATTCC
Proteins encoded in this region:
- a CDS encoding phosphodiester glycosidase family protein; protein product: MKKRTKKKWAAAAVAAGLCIAQLLSSASVYALGAIDIQSSVFKSVIDEAKTTISPGVGQKTFTYVDKGDGNRVACYETDVDLSGKNASLVVGMPNDGTTFAMQSVRDQASAAIKNGKNVVAAVNGDFYNMATGEPNSLIIKDGVELHATNNSGGFFGIKKDGTAVIGDVATYNQIKDDLQEAMSSNTLLVQNGKIVGSSTDLEPRTAVGIRADGSVFFIVIDGRQSPYSEGITLTNLAKLMLDDGAVQAANLDGGGSSTFATKTPGDDSLTVKNSPSDNDERPVANSWFIVSNVQPDHQFASAYITQRDMTYTPGTTVNFTAKGVDKDGYSATLPANGLTWSLTDASYGSIDAATGVFQSNGKTGQVGIQLSYNGTVADTAYIELELPDTFSSPQTSVIVQPGDTNSLGLTATYQGRTVHFSASDVTWTIPNNLGTVNGDNAFVAGSATGSGDVTIAFNHTNLSVTLHVQVGQDPVVVEDCEELTDDATAQSLWTSTPGKRGEKISVGASSYPDSPVRFGNHAARVDFDFTGAQSQTTLIAYAGPKTVTKSASGSPTSIGVWVYGTPETQGMCLWFGLVDGNGKNFGVYMPPEAGEPSIANLGQIYWEGWKYVSCPINTTLHPGPYTQQGGGYAAGIISLHSGMAGGGPMTKGSIYFDNFRFVYGTANDDLTAPVIDSVNVDGKTYNTSSVSITTAIHDVVEANESGINWDRNRIWVDGVEYTNVAGHYSYDKDGTFTLSGYKWADGVHHVHLSIQDNFGNETDKDAYFTVNTGNGTGVSLAPLGASAPLGGTYSLALNADDLSNVTGATATVNIGTGFPVTGVDFAASAAGSTYQYDASTGNVTLNLTNTGAAKGAGTLATIHVSVPAGTAQGTSISYGITGGTATYAAAQGDSFNGTFASTSGTVPVSAGLTVSVGQMVVGANGQISVTTADGKPATGADVSFTPAGGSAEDLGVTDANGNLSNAAPTQQAQKFTLSAQLGAAYSFQTAGQSFNPQKSAAPANLLAGSTQDPTTEKTFTWMTNPLQGNDQAIMQVAKQDDYTKNGDSAFTNYTGTRQLITYSADSSAIKLSSVTATGLTPGTTYAYRVGDGANWSDVRSFTTLTPDDSNLTFNVFGDTQVTDASGLNDYSQFLTDIETAATKSDFAIHVGDFTDDQTIFNEMDITANMLSAHSIFDSIDTIHVMGNHELQGDDGTKSAAILGMPNTNGPACDKAGTYSVDYGNMHIAVLGWTDSVDVMNQKLNWLRQDMKATQKTWKIIALHQPAFNKNPADSATLIYDTLPQVCDELGVDLVFNGHDHSYGRTYPIYNKTPVTTNPTNCNNGTVYIAAGHTGDKTYDIDPVYPNAFVTYQQEANKDDKVYLTCTVNNNKMHIAVKDSENGLTTDDVTLTAHQADKTALQSAITGAQALHDAAVAGNHEGNYPQSAIGALQTALDAANAVNSDVNATPEGVAAAVTALNTATAAFQSAVVTVNRTQLNALAASAAKLDTTKYTPDSWKPFGAALSAAQTLLAGHPSQSEIDDAFTALLTAENGLVFAADKSALQQLVDASKNTDTSDDKPARVQALTDALTAAQKVLDDPDATQADADSAFTTLLQALTNLQEIADRTDLNALIATVQAFDGGKYTKASWQALQTALTAAQAATANLDNDASDIQTAYNNLSAAATALVPIANKASLNNSIALASQILADADSYAPATLSGLSDLVAQAKAVQAQDDATQDAVNSTDSALIGALAKVRVKANKTELTTLVNTASNLTLAQYTAASAEKLRQALTAAEAALADENVTQDAVNTLTANLQSAVNGLVLTATGYATASSAASSASGTTSAASSAASSSGSNAASPKTGAAQAAALPAVAAGLAGVCGIVIVLFRRRKRGNR
- a CDS encoding MFS transporter, whose translation is MKKNSIVLLLGLAGFIVMADNWVVSPILPAISQNLHVDIARAGLLITAYMIPFGFFQLVFGPLADRFGKKQVITFSVAMFALSAGLCALGYDITSLAIFRALTGMFAASVMPISLALIGDVFPVNERQGAIGAFMGISFLGQGLSMAIGGTIAYFLNWRGVFFLYAIFAFVPTVLLIKNYKALPSEKHPDSKIFAPYFKLLSTSKSLFTYIVVLLEGMFIVGSFSYAGAFISKTYGFNYFYIGLIMTAFGIMTVIGGRLSGKIVKKTGAKKLVMIGLLSASAADMILYLFGKQLVLLVIGIALLGLGFIFTHSTLLMRATGFAQKARGVAMSLVAFCFMGGGGIGTAIGGKMIPIMAIDKLFLVYGVALAVTLLLSMLLINDHLESKAKHN
- a CDS encoding ArsR/SmtB family transcription factor encodes the protein MTREEPYVKIYKALAHPIRVKIVKQLLDGPLCVCVLNEDVEFSQSNLSQHLRILKDAGILQSEKDGLRILYSIKDDEIKNLLKITEKIIKNQFDQIQRQFAEQTGSES
- the istA gene encoding IS21 family transposase; translated protein: MEGANRMDIRSDRQKGLSYTEIARKYNIDPRTAKKYAESEARPVYSLSATKPSKLDPYKEQITVWLEEAPYSAERILEKIQEQGFEGGHSIVREYVRNKKEQLDEKATVRFETMPGLQGQMDWAFFEDHTVPEDGKLKKLYCFLFILGYSRTRYIEFVTNMSTNTLIRCHANAFRYLGGYPEEILYDNMKQVVIKRLLKQEDSTLNRQFEDFAGFYGFKPCAVPAIPRPDKG